The genomic interval AAGCAGCAACCATGCTGTATCGAAAACGCAGAGTATTGATAAAGCTGGGGGAAAATGAGGCGAAAGCATAATGACGACGAGCAGCATGAGAAAGAACATAGCCGAGCAAGCGATTGCTTTCCTAGGTGAAGCGTATTATGAGCTTGGAAAAACCGAAGAAGAAGCGAAGCGGCGAATTGAAGAAGTGCTGAAGCAATTAGAGGATACTGGTTATTATACACATACGTATGAAGAGCTAAGGCATGGTGCAAAGATGGCGTGGCGGAACAATAACCGCTGTATCGGTCGATTGTTTTGGCAGACGCTGGAAGTATTCGACGCACGCGATATATTGGATGAGCTAGATGCCGCAAAACGAATCTTCCAACATATGAGCTATGCAACAAATGGAGGCAGGATTAGGCCAGCTATTACGATTTTTCCTGCCAGCCACTCCCAAAATAACATAAGAATTTGGAATCATCAGCTCGTACGTTATGCAGGTTACCGCGAGGGGGAAGTTATTATTGGCGATCCTGCCTCCGCAGCCTTTACAGCTGTTTGTGAGAAGCTTGGCTGGAGTGGTGAAGGTACTCGATTTGACGTGCTTCCGCTAGTCATTTCGCTTTCAGGGAAATCGCCTAAATGGTATGAGCTGCCTAAAGAGAACGTGCTTGAGGTTGCTTTGACGCATCCTGAAAATCAGGAGTTCGAGCAGCTCGCATTGCAGTGGTACGCCGTTCCTTTTATATCCGATATGGAGCTTGAAATTGGTGGAATCATGTATAAGGCTGCTCCTTTTAATGGATGGTACATGGGTACAGAAATCGGAGCGAGAAACCTATCAGACACCAGTCGCTATAATCAGCTACCGAGTGTTGCAAAACTTTTTCAATTTGATATGTCAACGAATACTTCGTTATGGAAGGACCGTGCTTTAACGGAGCTAAATGTAGCTGTACTGCATTCATTCAAAAAGCAGGGCGTCAGCATTGTTGACCATCATACAGCATCGGAGCAGTTTCTACGTTTTGAGAAGCAAGAGCAGGAGCAGGGGAGAGCAGTGACCGGTCGTTGGTCATGGCTAATTCCGCCTATGTCACCCGCTACAACAGGCATATGGCATCGCAGCTTTGATGATACGGAACGAACGCCTGCATATCGAGCGCAAGCTGTTCCATATTAAACAAATAATGTGTTAAATGTAGTAAGATAAATAGAGGAATGTTAGTACATGAATTGGGCTAATCTCCTCTATTTTTTTATTTTAAGCATGTGAGGTTGAATTTTGAGATGAACTGGCTTTTGCAGAGAAAATTATGAATGCCTAATTGTTTTAATAGGAGACTAAAAAAATAGGGAGGCTCTTTATGGGTAAATTTATTAGTCATGTACAGATTCCAGTGAAAAACTTGGAGGAAGCAGCTTCATGGTATATTACCAATCTCGATTGTACGTTACATGCTAATTTCGGTGAATTTGCTATTATAGGCTTTAAGGAAGATAAAACGCATATCTTTTTGTGGCAGTCTTCAGATAAGGAAACATCAACGTTTACAGTTAACGGCGAACCGTTTCCGAGCATCGGTTTTCAGGTAGAGGATATGGATGAGCTTTGCAGAAAGCTATTTGAAGCTGGCGTTAAGGTACACGGTGACCCACAAGCACCGTCAGGAGAAGAAGGAAGAAGGTTTTTGAAATTTTTTGATCCTGATGGCAATATGTTGGTCGCACATACCATATAGGAATGTTAATTTTGGTAAACTGTAATCAACTGATAGACTTTTATTAGCTGACGTTAAATGATATTTGAATCATACATTTGGATGAGCAGGCGCTAATCAGCCTGCTCTTTTTATTGGCTATAACGATTTCTACTAAAAGCTTTCATCTAGCGAATCTTAGCAGGAGATCCTCAATAATCAAGCAACATAAAATTATTAACATACGTCGAAGTAGATGTGTGTACTTTTAATTTGAATGTTAGAGAGGCAGGGGTTCTTGTGCAAAAGTTTGTCTGCTTGGTATTGTTTATTGCGGTTTGTATATCTGGTTGTTCCACAAAGTCTGATTCCGCAGCATCAGACCGAACTACCGAAAATACTGTAGTTGAAGAAAATTTGCCATTGGCACAATTGCCAGTGAATGAAATAAAGGAAATTGTTATCATAGAACCTGATGGCATAGATTTAGAGCCAATGCCTAAACCATTAGCGACTCTTACCGAGAAAAACGAATTTCAAGCATTCTCAGATGCAATAAAAGATGCGGTTAGAGCTACAGGGGAGGTTGTTGCTATCGGACCGAACTATGACATTGTCATAAAATATTCGTTTTCAGAGCAACGTTTTCGATACTGGAATAGCAAACCTCTAAAAATGATTACAGATCTTGAAGTACAAAAGTCATATTTCTTAAGTGAAGAAGCGATCAATCAAATTGATGAGTTAATCAACAAGCGGCTGACAAACGGTGTAAAGGATTAGGTTAACAAACTGAACGAGGCAGCCGTTAGGGTGACAGCTTTCCCGTGCTACTTTGAGGTTTAGTTCGATTTATTTTAAAGGGAAGATGGAGGCATTACAAAGGTGAGGAAAAATATGAATATCGTACTAATCGGTATGTCAGGAGCGGGTAAAAGCACTTTAGGTGTGCTGCTTGCAAAAGCTTTAGGAATGGATTTTATCGATACAGATCTTGTTATTCAACAACAAGAAGGTAGGTTGCTGCAAGAAATAATTGATCATGATGGTATCGACAAATTTATGGAAATCGAAGAGAAAATAGTTTCTGAATTGAAACTGAAAAACTGTGTTATTTCTACAGGTGGAAGTGTTATCTATTCAAATAAAGCTATGAATGCCTTGAAACAGGTTGGGCATATCGTTTATTTGCATGTCCCATATGAAGAGATTCAAAGGCGGCTCATAAACATAACAACTAGAGGGATTGTAATGAAGAAAGGAAATAGCCTGAAGGACGTTTATGAGGAAAGAGTGCCGCTATACATGAAGTATAGTGATAAAACTTTTGATTGCTTAAATAAGGATATCGAACATTGTGTTAGTGAAATTATAGAGAGCATGAAGAAATAAAGGAGCGAAATAGCGCACCTAATGTTTAACATGTATTACATAATTACTCGTGTAAGGGGAGTAGAAACAGCTTGAGGCCGTACGGGAGAATAATATTCATCTCATTTCGGGCCATGCTGAAGATGATTGCTAAATCGTATTTTTAAGCTCTTTCGCCTGCATATCCAGCTGTCGCGCCGCTTCCCCGATGCTCATGAATTCATCGACAGCCCGTTGAATGCGCAGCTGGCTTTCCGCAACAACCTCTTGTGAGAGTTTGGTGCCGTTTACGACCTCTTGAACATGGTTTACGATATCTTCTACATACCCATTTACTTCTTTGGTTGCTTCCTGGACTTGACCAGCCAGCTTGCGCACCTCTATCGCGACCACATTGAAGCCCCGGCCATGCTCACCGGCATGTGCAGCTTCGATTGCCGCATTTAAAGACAAAATATTCGTTTGCGACGCAATATCGCGGATGGTACGAACGATTTTACGAATGAAGCTTGTTTGTTGTTCCAGAAGGTGAAGGACAGTCATATTATCGCTTGCACCTACAGCCACTCTTTCAATTGCTGCTTCCACTTCTTGGCTGTGTGATATCCCTTCTTGGGCACGGCTAAGCAGCTCCTCGGACATTTTTAGCAAATTTTCTGTCATCTGAGAAGTAGCCTGTTCGCGGGCATTAATATCGGTTGCCATTTTTAAAATCGCAATAACACGGCCTTCTTCATCTCTGACCGGCATGTAAGTGGCCTCCAGCCAGATTGCATTTCCGGTTTTTGTAATCCGCAAAATTTTATTCTGAAAGGGTAGTCCATTTCGCAAGTCTTCCCAGAGTTTGGCATACGCAGTGCTATTCACAAATTGTGGCGAACAAAATTGCTTATGCAGCATGCCTGGCATCTCTGAGGAGTGATATCCCATGGCTTGCGCAAAATTTTCGTTTGCCCATAAAACCTTCCCTTGAATATCGAATTCGATCATGGCGAGCGACTGCTCAATAGCTGTAAGAACAGCTCGCTTGTCCAATACCTGGGTAGTCATATGTAGCATGGTGTTACGTTCTGTCATGTCGAGATTCTCCTTCATTCGTTCGAATGCTTATAGTAAGCAAAAATAGCCTTCACAACATTCTACAAACATTGTACATGTTGTGCAAGATATTATTATCAAGGGTTTGAAATACACTTGGAACATGTTTGAAATTCTATCAAATTCAGTTGAGAGATTAATGTGATTGGTTCTCTCATCTAATGTCGCGAAGAGGCGAGATATGCTATTCTAAGTAGATGACATCAGCTTGTTTGGAGGAATTATAAACGTGGATTTTAATATGCAATATTTATCCTTTTTCGTTATTCATACCGATGGTGAAGAGAGTGCCACATCATCAGGAAAACGGTTTAAACATTATCAGACATTAGAAGAGGACACATATGAAGATAGTGAAATTCAAAGGTTTTTGGATGATGAATTTAAACGGATCGTCAAAAGAAAAGTAGAGCGCAATCCTAACTCAGCAGGCGCGCCAACGAAGATTGGACGATTTATGGTTGAGCCCGGTTATGAACTCGGCAGCAATCAGAACTACAATTTATTTCAGCGGCTGCGTGACGCGGATTCCAAGGAGCGCTTTATCGGCATTGCCGACGAGCTCGTTCGAATCTACATGGATACGAGTGCAGTAAGGGGAGGCGCATTTATTATTGCGTTATCCAAGCTTAATACGTATTTCGATGAGCCGTTTTTATTTTTGCTGAAATGTGATTTTGAGCCTAAGATTGCTCGTATTTCGGATGAAAAAAGCTTAATCTCCCAGGTGGAGATGGCGATATCTGCTCGCAGCATCAAATCGATTCAGTATCCGCATATGCCGGAGGAGGGCATGCTAGAGCATTGGGAGCTAAAAATTCATCAGGCGTCGCACGCTCGATATTTTGAAGATTTCTTAAAATATGTTTCTTATGAGAAGCCTTTACCTGAGGTCATGGGTGAGCAAGTGGTGGAGATGGTTCATCAATATATTGCGGATAAGTGGCAAGAGGATGAAAGCTCGGAGCGCCGCGAGGAAGAAAATGCGGTTGAGGTGTGGGCGGCAAGTGAGAAGCGCGACCTTCAGGAGTGGTGGACGCCGGAGCAGGTAGAAGTTGCAGCAGCGGCATTAGTTGAGCAGAAGCCGGATTTACCTTTTACATTTAAACTAGGCGACGTTACAGTAAAAGGACTGCTTGCTGACTTTGGCGACAGCATCCATTTTGCCAAGCATAACGGACGTTACGTCGTCGTAATTGAAGGGGATTCCTTCCAATTCGATAAAGGCATGTCGCCGGTTGAGCTCGTACAGCCGCTTGATCTGGTTGATGTTATGCCTC from Paenibacillus sp. FSL K6-3182 carries:
- a CDS encoding nitric oxide synthase oxygenase — translated: MRKNIAEQAIAFLGEAYYELGKTEEEAKRRIEEVLKQLEDTGYYTHTYEELRHGAKMAWRNNNRCIGRLFWQTLEVFDARDILDELDAAKRIFQHMSYATNGGRIRPAITIFPASHSQNNIRIWNHQLVRYAGYREGEVIIGDPASAAFTAVCEKLGWSGEGTRFDVLPLVISLSGKSPKWYELPKENVLEVALTHPENQEFEQLALQWYAVPFISDMELEIGGIMYKAAPFNGWYMGTEIGARNLSDTSRYNQLPSVAKLFQFDMSTNTSLWKDRALTELNVAVLHSFKKQGVSIVDHHTASEQFLRFEKQEQEQGRAVTGRWSWLIPPMSPATTGIWHRSFDDTERTPAYRAQAVPY
- a CDS encoding VOC family protein, with protein sequence MGKFISHVQIPVKNLEEAASWYITNLDCTLHANFGEFAIIGFKEDKTHIFLWQSSDKETSTFTVNGEPFPSIGFQVEDMDELCRKLFEAGVKVHGDPQAPSGEEGRRFLKFFDPDGNMLVAHTI
- a CDS encoding shikimate kinase, whose amino-acid sequence is MNIVLIGMSGAGKSTLGVLLAKALGMDFIDTDLVIQQQEGRLLQEIIDHDGIDKFMEIEEKIVSELKLKNCVISTGGSVIYSNKAMNALKQVGHIVYLHVPYEEIQRRLINITTRGIVMKKGNSLKDVYEERVPLYMKYSDKTFDCLNKDIEHCVSEIIESMKK
- a CDS encoding methyl-accepting chemotaxis protein — encoded protein: MTERNTMLHMTTQVLDKRAVLTAIEQSLAMIEFDIQGKVLWANENFAQAMGYHSSEMPGMLHKQFCSPQFVNSTAYAKLWEDLRNGLPFQNKILRITKTGNAIWLEATYMPVRDEEGRVIAILKMATDINAREQATSQMTENLLKMSEELLSRAQEGISHSQEVEAAIERVAVGASDNMTVLHLLEQQTSFIRKIVRTIRDIASQTNILSLNAAIEAAHAGEHGRGFNVVAIEVRKLAGQVQEATKEVNGYVEDIVNHVQEVVNGTKLSQEVVAESQLRIQRAVDEFMSIGEAARQLDMQAKELKNTI
- a CDS encoding DUF3900 domain-containing protein; translated protein: MDFNMQYLSFFVIHTDGEESATSSGKRFKHYQTLEEDTYEDSEIQRFLDDEFKRIVKRKVERNPNSAGAPTKIGRFMVEPGYELGSNQNYNLFQRLRDADSKERFIGIADELVRIYMDTSAVRGGAFIIALSKLNTYFDEPFLFLLKCDFEPKIARISDEKSLISQVEMAISARSIKSIQYPHMPEEGMLEHWELKIHQASHARYFEDFLKYVSYEKPLPEVMGEQVVEMVHQYIADKWQEDESSERREEENAVEVWAASEKRDLQEWWTPEQVEVAAAALVEQKPDLPFTFKLGDVTVKGLLADFGDSIHFAKHNGRYVVVIEGDSFQFDKGMSPVELVQPLDLVDVMPRIGSKKPTEDADSGYSYTPAGEGTGNNDDVPW